The DNA region ggctGGTGAAGTTGTGGTagcttctcatggtgcatcccgtgagtacccattcattggggaaactgatgatccttcctagccgactgaatccacatggatcccagtcactttcaaagccagcaacaagcagctcctgacagctttcaacctgatgctgttgactggctatggaagaagggcaaacgctagaagaagaatgactttttaaaatttttaatttatttttttgttgcccttgtttcattgttgtagttattgttgtcattgttggataggacagagagaaatggagagaggaggggaagacagagagggggagagaaagacagacacctgcagacctgcttcaccgcctgtgaagcgactcccctgcaggtggggatccgggggactcgaaccgggatccttgcaccggtccttgtgctttgcgccacctgtgctcaacctgctgcaatactccgtattattatttttttgtactaATAActcagtattattatttttttgtactaATAACTATTCATCTTGATTGTTGGTTGAAGGTTGAATAACATGAAAATatggcaggcttttttttttttgcctccagggttattgctggggctcgttgcctgcactacaaatccactgctcttggaagccattttccccccacttttgtagcccttgtttatcgttattgtggttattattatgaattattattattagtgatgtcgtcgttgttggttaggacagagaaaaatggagagggaaggggaagacagagaaggggtaagacagacacctgcagacctgcttcactacctgtgaagacacctccctgcaggtggggagctgcggactcgaacggggatccttgagccagtccccgTGCTTTGTAccccctgcacttaacctgctgccctaccgcccactccctttaaatatatttttaaatacttctttatgaatgagaaaggagagagaaagtaccaggcatcactctggtccatgtgctgctggggatggaactcaggaccttgtgtttgagagtccagtgctttatctactacaccacctcctgggccacattttttttttaccagagcactattcaactctgctGTCTGGTGggtctggtggtgcaggggagtcaACCTGGGggaatatatttttcttataagTAATAGTGTTGAAATTTACATCTAGggagggtgtagatagcatattggttatgcaaacagattctcatgccggaagttccatcaagtcccaggttcaatgctgccacactaccataaaccagagctgagcagtgctctggttaaaaaagtaagaaaaaaagaaagaaaaaagaaattcacatCTAGAACCTATGCCAATTTAGAAATGAACAAAGTGATCTATTATTTTGgggggcattctttttttttaatttatttcttattattggggaattaatgttttacattcaacagtaattattttttaatttattatcattatttttattttttaacagagcactggtcagctctggcttatggtggtgcagggggattgaacctgggactttggagcctcaggcatgagagtctctttgcataaccattatgctatctacccccaccctagatCTAGTATTTTTCAAGTCCAGAATAAACTTCAAACAGTCCCTCCAAGAATCCTATAGTGTTGAATACCAGAAAATGACCAAtactaattttgtttttttttttatttttttattatctttatttatttattggatagagacagccaaacatTGAGAAGGAACgaggtggtagagatgggagagagacagagagacacctgcagcactgcttcaccacttgtgaagctttctccttgcaggtgggaaaaaggctcgaacctgggtccttactattgtgacatgtgtgctgaatggggtgcaccactacctaatCCTAATTTTGTTGTTTGTAGTATTTGCTGGTGTTTTGAAGAACTATTATTACAAggttctgtctccctgtcccacaGACTAATCACAGCAGGTCAGATAAAGAGAGTGTACCACATGAGTCAGAGGTCATCATAATTTCTGTGACCATATTCTTCTCTAGAGAGGAACTAGAGATGATTTGAAAATATGCAggtttcagaaacagaaggatgaatatgggatgatctcattctcaggcagaagttgaaaaacaagatcagaaatgaaaacacaagtagaacctgaactggaattggcgtatagcatcaaagtaaaagactctggggtgggtgggtgggtggggagaatacaggtccatgaaggtccataaatgacatagtgggggttgtattgttaaatgggaaactagggaatgttatgcatgtacaaactattgtatttactgttgaatgtaaaacattaattccccaataaaaaaataaatttaaaaaaaaaaaaaaaagaaagaaaatatgcagGTTAATGTCACAACTGCTCAGTATCTTggcaatttcttaaaaaaaaaaaaaaagtgggagtctgtcagtagcacagcaggttaagcgcatgtagcgcaaaactcaaagaccaacataagaatcctggttcgagcccctggctccccacctgcaggggagtcgcttcacaggcggtgaagcaggtctgcaggtgtctgtctttctctccacttctgtcttcccctcctctctccatttctctctgtcctgtccaacgacaaagagacatcaacaacaaccataataaccacaacaaggctacagcaacaaaggcaacaaaagggggacaaaaatggcctccaggagttgtggattcatggtgcaggcaccgagcccagcaataaccctggagtcaaaaaaaaaaaagggggggggtaggtggagagagaaccagtgtatttatttattttttgtaatttttaaatctttatttatttattggatagagacagccagaaattgagagggaaaggggaaggagatagagacctgcagccctgcttcaccattcgcaaagctttccccttgcaggtggggaccgggagcttgaactcggatcctttcTTCTTGAAAGtggggaaataaaaaatagactCAGAGTTCAAGTTGGTAGTCATCCAGCCCACAGTATGTACTTTTCTTAACCATGGTATGTACCCCTGCTAAGACAGGGGCTCAAAAAATTGAGACAAAACTCAGAATTATTCCTCTCCACGGAAATCTTTAGTAAAAGGCGAAAGATTTatgcgatctgaagagaaaccagagtatcgaACCAgtgtatttattaataaattttattcacaaagaataataaaaatggtACAACAAAACACTGGGCTTAAACAAATCACAAATACAACTTTGAACCAGTTCAGAAGATCCTTGAACATCCAGTAACCAGTTTCCTCTAAtaaccccaccccagccccacccccaggccctggGAAGGGTGGAGGAGAGGCCTGCAAGCCCCACCAAAggggggggaaaaataaaaagcatcaaACCCACCCTCTCCCTAAGGCACATCTTTGTTGAACTCACATTCAgagctggatctttttttttttttaagtttataattTTACTTGAATAAAAAGGCCAAAAGagaacagctcagctctggctgaatggtggtgctggggatagaaccagggaccccagagcctcaagagaacagctcagctctggctgaatggtggtgctggggatagaaccattaatgttttgtttttttttaacctctctcAGCACAACCTATCACACTTAAGGCTTCagttatataaatgtatataaccATGAGGTAGACAGCTAAGACTTCTAACATGCCCTTCTCGTTTGTGGAATTGTAGGCATGTCACTGAAATGCAGTTGGGTGAGGGCCTGAGGGGCACGGGATTCCCCAGCCCTTCCTCGGGGGGTGCAAGTGGGCAGCGACTTACATCCACCAGTCCCTGGACTCGGGGTTGTAGGCCCTGACAGACACCTGGCAGTGAGGTAGCCCCTTCTGCAGGATGTCCTTGGCCTCCTGGTTCTGCTCCCAGTCCAGCCCACAGATCTCCAGGGTCTTGAGCGTGGGCACCTTCTGGCAGGCATTCAGGAGTTCTCCTGGGCTGGGCAGGTTTTCTGCGATGGGAGGCCCTAGGAAGCAGAGATGCTCCAGGTAGGCCATGGCGGACAGGTACACCAGACCGGCCGTCGAGAGGTCCCGGACGCTCAGATGCAAGACCCGCAGATCGGGCAGGCATTCCCGCACCACCCGGAGCACCGCGTCGGCGGTCAGGGTGCAGTCTCGCACCTCGAGGTGCTGCAGGTGGCCCAGGGGGCGCAGGCCCTGGCTCAGGCCCGTCTCGGTGACTCGGTAGGTGCCCCCCAGGACCAGGGTGCGCAGGGCCTGGAAGTGAGCCAGGCCGACCAGGTGCTCGTCGCCGAAGGAGGGTACCCGATGGAGCACCAGACGTTGCAGGCGTTGCAGCAGGGGGCTGTCGCTCTTGTGGCTCAGCCAGGACCCCGGGATCTCACAGCTGTGCAGCTCCAGGACGCGCAGGGAGGcgggcaggcagggcaggggcacGCTGCGGAGGTCGGCCACGTGCAGGTACAGGCGTGTCAGGTTAGGGCACTTGAGGCCCAGGGCTTGCACCAGGGTGGTGGACAGCTGGGGGGCCTTGGAGCCTGAGAACAGGTAGCCCCCCAGGCGCAAGGACTGCAGGCGGGAAGCCAGGTAGCGATGCAAGAGATGCCACATAATCTTTGGACGCAtctgtaacaaaacaaaacaaaacaaaacttttttaaaaagtggtcccgcaggtggctcagtggataaagcatcggactctcaagcaggaggtcccaagtttgatccctggcagcacatggaccagagtgatggctggttctttcattctctcctcctttatctttctcatgaataaatcaaatattaaataCTAATTATTATAAAGGGGGGAAGGGGTCCTGCTAGTCTGGGAAATGCCAGAcccttttagttatttttttttttcttatttaaaagtgttttttgggagtcgggcagtagcacagcgggttaaacgcaggtggcgctaagcacaaggaccagtgtaaggatcctggttcgagcccccggctccccacctgcaggggagtcgcttcacaagcggtgaagcaggtctgcaggtgtctgtctttctcNNNNNNNNNNNNNNNNNNNNNNNNNNNNNNNNNNNNNNNNNNNNNNNNNNNNNNNNNNNNNNNNNNNNNNNNNNNNNNNNNNNNNNNNNNNNNNNNNNNNNNNNNNNNNNNNNNNNNNNNNNNNNNNNNNNNNNNNNNNNNNNNNNNNNNNNNNNNNNNNNNNNNNNNNNNNNNNNNNNNNNNNNNNNNNNNNNNNNNNNgtacgtggcgcaaagggcaaggaccagcaataaggatcccggtttgagccccccaccccctgcaggggagtcgcttcccaggcggtgaagcaggtctgcaggtgtctatctttctctccccctctctgtcttcccctcctctctccatttctctctgtcctactcaataacgaacgacatcaacaatagctataagaaccacaacaaggctacaacaacaagggcaacaaaaggtgggggggaatggcctccaggagcagtggattcatagtgcaggcactgagcccagcaataaccctgaagacaaaaaaaaaaaaaaaagaataggaaagctatcaagggaggggaggggatacagagttctggtggtggcaactgtgtggagttgtacccctcttatcctatggttttgtcagtgtttccattttatgaatgaaaattaaaaacaaataaataaataaaataaaaatagagacagtGGCATTATCACGAAGCAGGGTGTTTACCTTTGGGCTTGTGGTTTCTTCTCTCTGCACCAGCATTACACATGGATATTAACTGGCACTGGACCCCATCAGTGAGCCAGGTAACATTGTTTTATTCTTGGGTTTTGTCCTTCCTTCTTGAGTGTGACAGGGGACAGACAAATCTGTCCCCTGAATAGGACGTATCTGACCAGGAGTTCAGCCACCACctcgatttttttttcttttctttttttaaatatttatgtattcccttgtgttgcccttgttgttttattgtagttattatggttgttgttattgatgttgtcattgttgggtaggacagagagaaatggagagaggaggggaagacagacaaggggagagaaagacagacacctgcagacctacttcaccgcctgggaagccgggagctcggaccgggatccttatgctggtccttgtgctttgcgccacctgtgcttaacccgctgcgctaccgcctgactcccttttttttttttctttttttttcccctccagggttattgctggagcttggtgccagcactacaaatccactgctcttgccaAAGATTTCTTTCCCCCCCATTGGATAGGATAtcgagaaattaagaggaggaagacaaagagggggagagaaagattgccacctgcagacctgcttcaccacttgtgaagtgacccttgccttacaggtggggagccgggggctcgaactgggatccttgcacttctaccacgtgtgcttaacctggtgcaataGTGCCCAGcctcctcaatttttttcttttttcttccagagtcctgctcagctctggcatcaggtggtgctagggactgaacttggaactttggagcctcaggcaagaaaagtACTTTCACCAAGCCACAatgctgtctttcttttttccatttggagagagacagagagaaactgagaggggaggggggagacagagaaagagagagagggagaggacaggtggtggtgcacctcactaagtgcacatatttcagTGAGCAAGGACCGAGGTCCGAGATTTCCATGAGctgtgaagccaggctgcaggtgtctctgatcttttcctatttcctcgtcccctctaaatttctctgtatctatctatccaataataaataaatcaactttttttttttttagaaagagagagggggcttctctcaattcatgtcaaataatattgcatccgccgatcgcaacctaatcaacgtaacgagtgccaccccagcatgcttcacttcagactgtgtccagagacttcaggtgtggaatgacaacccttcagcttcattactcgggtgagacctttcctttcatagtattctctaattccattccaggtggttcacttcctaacaaagtcccaaaacctacatatagtccaggtcccctgatagagcatatgttcacatgtgtccataaactagggcaaaatatatacgtgaaagcagaagtacacaagagtctgcagtgagtacccctccaacacttcatctgcactattccagcctgtaggtccatgattggtcaacaatttgtttggctttatttttattttattttattttattttattttacaccaGAACActaatcagttctggcttatcgtgaagctggggattgaacctgagatctcagagcctcaggcttgaaaggcttttgcataaccattatgctgtctccccaggccttttttatttttattttattttttcccctctgattACATATTGGTAATTAGCAAGAACAGAATCAGAGCAAAGTTTGACTCAAATTTATGCCCCTAAttctgctctttttaaaaatgtctttattggggattttatttttattttattttataccagaacactaatcagttctggcttatcgtggggctagggattgaacctgagatctcagagcctcaggcttgaaagactttttgtttggctttgtatgttaactctcttttcagccaccaggttccagatgccagcatgatgccaaccagacttccctggacagaagaccccaccaatgtgtcctggagctccgcttccccagagccccaccctactagggaaagagagagacaggctgggagtatgggtcgaccagttaatgcccatgttcagtggggaaacaactacagaagccagaccttccacct from Erinaceus europaeus chromosome 23, mEriEur2.1, whole genome shotgun sequence includes:
- the FBXL12 gene encoding F-box/LRR-repeat protein 12, producing the protein MRPKIMWHLLHRYLASRLQSLRLGGYLFSGSKAPQLSTTLVQALGLKCPNLTRLYLHVADLRSVPLPCLPASLRVLELHSCEIPGSWLSHKSDSPLLQRLQRLVLHRVPSFGDEHLVGLAHFQALRTLVLGGTYRVTETGLSQGLRPLGHLQHLEVRDCTLTADAVLRVVRECLPDLRVLHLSVRDLSTAGLVYLSAMAYLEHLCFLGPPIAENLPSPGELLNACQKVPTLKTLEICGLDWEQNQEAKDILQKGLPHCQVSVRAYNPESRDWWM